One stretch of Caldinitratiruptor microaerophilus DNA includes these proteins:
- a CDS encoding nucleotide sugar dehydrogenase — translation MIGLNSRQNLKVTRVADAIRTRQATIGVIGLGYVGLPLAVEYARGGYQVLGIDVDVDKVSAIKTGKSYIQDVPSELVSSLVQQGLLRAMDDFATVGEMDVVFICVPTPCTRSKQPDTAYISQAAHELSSRLRSGQLVVLRSTSYPGTTREIVRPALEASGLRVGEDVFLAFAPERVDPGRKSPSFREVPVLVGADDSESRELAALALSAVTDQVVPVSSTTVAEMAKLLENVFRNVNIALVNQLALLCDRMGIDVWEVIRAAATKPYGFMPFSPGMVGGHCIPVDPYYLAWKAKEYDFHMDFIEIAARINEDMPYYIAERVLLLLNGRFQGRVPRILVLGVTFKRDVADLRYSPATKLIELLLQRGVWVEYHDPFVDTLVVGTQRLTSTPLSVESVRSADCIIIATDHTHVDYQLVLDNGTLVFDVRNATHGMAGRAEVIRLGDGRSWRAISNVTGA, via the coding sequence GTGATTGGTTTGAATTCACGGCAAAACTTGAAGGTTACCCGGGTTGCAGATGCTATCAGGACGCGTCAGGCAACGATTGGCGTGATCGGTTTGGGGTATGTAGGATTGCCGTTAGCAGTGGAATACGCGCGTGGAGGCTACCAAGTTCTAGGCATCGACGTCGACGTAGATAAGGTTAGTGCCATAAAGACTGGAAAAAGCTACATTCAGGACGTGCCAAGCGAACTAGTTAGCTCACTTGTTCAACAAGGTTTGCTCCGAGCCATGGACGATTTTGCTACGGTCGGTGAAATGGATGTTGTGTTTATCTGTGTTCCTACTCCTTGCACTCGATCAAAACAACCAGACACCGCCTACATCTCTCAGGCAGCTCATGAACTGAGCTCGCGGTTACGCTCAGGACAACTGGTTGTTCTAAGAAGCACTAGCTACCCAGGCACTACCAGGGAAATTGTGAGACCAGCCCTCGAAGCGAGTGGACTCCGGGTCGGCGAAGATGTGTTTTTGGCGTTTGCTCCAGAACGTGTAGATCCTGGTCGAAAGTCCCCTTCTTTCAGGGAAGTTCCAGTCCTTGTAGGTGCCGATGATTCGGAAAGCCGAGAGTTAGCTGCACTAGCTTTGTCCGCAGTAACAGACCAGGTCGTTCCGGTGTCATCAACGACCGTAGCAGAGATGGCGAAACTACTGGAGAACGTATTTCGGAATGTCAATATTGCGTTGGTCAACCAGTTAGCATTATTGTGTGATCGCATGGGAATCGATGTTTGGGAGGTCATCCGTGCTGCCGCTACCAAACCATACGGCTTCATGCCGTTTTCCCCTGGGATGGTAGGAGGCCACTGTATTCCGGTCGACCCTTACTACTTGGCGTGGAAAGCCAAGGAATATGATTTTCATATGGATTTCATCGAAATTGCAGCTAGGATCAATGAGGATATGCCGTACTATATCGCAGAGAGAGTTCTCCTACTTTTGAATGGCCGGTTTCAAGGCCGTGTTCCCAGGATACTGGTCCTGGGGGTAACGTTTAAGCGTGATGTAGCTGATCTTCGATACTCACCAGCGACAAAACTCATCGAACTTCTCCTCCAGCGTGGCGTATGGGTCGAGTACCATGATCCGTTCGTCGATACGCTTGTTGTGGGAACACAGAGGCTCACCAGTACTCCGCTCTCCGTCGAATCGGTGCGATCTGCAGACTGTATTATCATCGCAACAGACCACACCCACGTCGACTACCAGCTAGTTCTAGACAACGGTACCTTGGTGTTCGACGTGCGGAATGCAACACATGGGATGGCAGGCCGTGCGGAAGTAATCCGTCTAGGGGATGGACGTTCCTGGCGAGCCATTTCCAATGTGACTGGCGCGTAG